A stretch of the SAR86 cluster bacterium genome encodes the following:
- a CDS encoding bifunctional metallophosphatase/5'-nucleotidase: MFKRTLTAIYVIFFTNLAFCEVKELTILHTNDLHAHLFPRIAPWISESRKIGGFANLATLVKQEKASNPNNILIDAGDYFSGPYISTLTKGEAVIKSMNFLGIDAACIGNHEFDHGWDNMLEQIKKANFPILNGNLFFEGTNDLVWDNPYLILERAGLKIGIIGLHGKFAFYDTINFKMTEGIEARDEEEYLRQYIKELEPITDIIILAVHQGMPGRQSTIGLTDVERNLYKDILLARNVPGVDIIVTGHAHQGTEKALVSNGTIIVSTNATATELGKLQVMFDTEKKKIVSHSNELITIYDDELEDDPDMLREITFWQKEVDQVAKVPIVSSTKRLVRAYGKESNMGNLFADAIEAFDPRIDLAVVNSGALRQDIKPGTVTKGDLISAFPFPNTVVMTKLKGSQVVKIFNHAAGMTNGILQVSKNAKYSFSPRNKAHEIWIKGKPLKNDDEYWVAAPNFVTQGGDGYWEFQNSIEYIDTGVLIVDAAEYFLHDMEVYEPKYEGRVLVIDSEI, encoded by the coding sequence ATGTTCAAAAGAACTTTAACTGCTATTTACGTAATTTTTTTTACTAATCTGGCATTCTGCGAAGTCAAAGAACTGACTATCTTGCATACAAATGACTTGCATGCACATCTCTTTCCAAGGATCGCACCTTGGATTAGTGAATCTAGAAAGATTGGGGGTTTTGCCAATTTAGCTACCTTAGTAAAACAAGAAAAGGCATCTAACCCTAATAATATTCTTATTGACGCTGGAGATTACTTCTCAGGCCCCTATATAAGTACTTTAACCAAGGGTGAGGCAGTGATTAAGTCGATGAACTTTTTGGGAATTGATGCAGCTTGCATAGGCAATCATGAATTTGATCATGGATGGGATAATATGCTGGAACAAATCAAGAAAGCTAATTTTCCAATTCTTAATGGTAATCTTTTTTTTGAAGGGACTAATGATTTAGTTTGGGATAACCCTTATTTAATTCTAGAAAGAGCAGGATTAAAAATTGGAATTATTGGTCTTCATGGCAAGTTTGCTTTCTATGACACCATCAATTTTAAAATGACAGAAGGTATTGAAGCCAGAGATGAAGAAGAGTATCTGAGACAATATATAAAAGAGTTAGAACCCATAACAGACATCATTATTCTTGCGGTGCATCAAGGAATGCCTGGGAGACAATCTACCATTGGATTAACTGATGTCGAGAGAAATCTTTATAAGGATATCCTCCTCGCCCGGAATGTTCCCGGTGTGGATATTATTGTTACTGGACATGCCCACCAGGGAACAGAAAAGGCTCTGGTTTCGAATGGCACAATTATTGTTTCAACCAATGCAACTGCAACTGAGCTCGGAAAACTGCAAGTTATGTTTGATACAGAAAAAAAGAAAATAGTCTCCCATTCTAACGAACTCATAACTATTTATGATGATGAGCTAGAAGATGATCCAGATATGTTGCGTGAAATTACTTTTTGGCAAAAAGAAGTAGACCAAGTTGCAAAAGTACCAATTGTTTCCTCCACAAAAAGACTTGTAAGAGCATACGGAAAAGAATCCAATATGGGCAACTTATTCGCTGATGCAATAGAAGCTTTTGATCCTAGAATAGATCTAGCCGTTGTAAACAGTGGTGCTCTTAGACAGGACATAAAACCTGGAACAGTAACGAAAGGGGATTTAATTTCTGCATTTCCGTTTCCTAATACTGTTGTCATGACAAAATTAAAAGGCTCTCAAGTTGTAAAAATATTTAATCATGCTGCAGGTATGACAAATGGCATATTGCAAGTTTCAAAAAATGCCAAATATTCATTTAGTCCTAGAAATAAGGCACACGAAATTTGGATCAAAGGAAAGCCATTAAAAAATGATGATGAATATTGGGTAGCCGCTCCTAATTTTGTTACGCAGGGGGGAGACGGATATTGGGAATTTCAGAACTCAATTGAGTATATTGATACAGGGGTTTTGATAGTTGATGCTGCTGAGTATTTTCTTCATGATATGGAGGTTTATGAACCCAAATATGAAGGTAGAGTCCTTGTTATCGATTCAGAAATTTAA
- the pssA gene encoding CDP-diacylglycerol--serine O-phosphatidyltransferase, which translates to MSDDHHESLDLFDDHEEVVSEDGKKVTRRGIYLLPNLLTTASLFSGFFSIVSAINGNFIASGMALFAAQMLDGLDGRVARLTNSQSLFGAQYDSLCDVISFGLAPAIIVFLWGLDSLGQTGWVFSFFYVAAAALRLARFNTFIGSEDTYFKGLPSPVASATVVYFVWAMSSFGIQGEEVGRILAIFTALLTGFVSLLMVVNIPYYSFKEIELKKRVPFFSMLFVVFIFVLISIDPPIVLASLAFAYIISGPLLWVKKRIKN; encoded by the coding sequence ATGTCTGATGACCATCATGAAAGTCTAGATCTCTTTGATGATCATGAAGAGGTTGTATCCGAGGATGGTAAGAAGGTTACTCGAAGAGGAATATATTTACTGCCTAATCTGTTAACAACCGCTTCACTTTTTTCAGGATTTTTCTCAATTGTTTCTGCCATAAATGGAAATTTCATTGCTTCAGGTATGGCCCTATTTGCCGCTCAAATGCTTGATGGTCTGGATGGAAGAGTTGCGAGATTAACAAATTCTCAGAGTTTATTTGGTGCGCAATATGATAGTCTTTGCGATGTCATTTCTTTTGGTCTTGCACCGGCTATTATTGTTTTTCTTTGGGGCTTAGATTCCTTAGGCCAAACTGGCTGGGTCTTCTCTTTTTTCTATGTTGCTGCTGCAGCATTAAGGCTAGCTAGATTTAATACCTTCATAGGTTCAGAGGATACTTACTTCAAAGGATTGCCCAGTCCTGTTGCTAGCGCTACAGTCGTCTATTTTGTATGGGCAATGAGTTCTTTTGGTATTCAGGGAGAAGAAGTTGGAAGAATCTTAGCAATATTTACTGCTCTTCTGACTGGATTCGTCTCTCTTTTGATGGTGGTAAACATTCCTTACTATAGTTTCAAAGAGATAGAACTTAAAAAGAGAGTTCCGTTCTTTTCAATGTTATTTGTAGTATTTATTTTTGTGCTTATTTCTATAGATCCACCAATAGTACTGGCAAGCCTTGCTTTTGCTTATATCATTTCCGGCCCTTTGTTATGGGTTAAGAAAAGAATCAAAAACTAG
- the ilvC gene encoding ketol-acid reductoisomerase, producing MQVYYDKDADLDIIKNKKVVIVGYGSQGHAHANNLKDSGGNVTVALRKESASWSKAEAAGLNVQEVAEAVKDADMVMILMPDELQSATYKSEIENNIKQGAVLAFAHGFNIHFDMIEPREDLDVIMVAPKGPGHTVRSQYEIGAGVPCLIAIHKDISGNAKEIGLSYASAIGSGRAGIIETNFKDETETDLFGEQAVLCGGLTQLIQNGYEVLVEDGYPPEMAYFECLHEVKLIVDLIYEGGLENMRYSISNTAEFGDYVSGPKVVNSDAKEEMRAVLKRIQSGEFAQEFMSDCRESNDGKGGPRMKEYRQQTSEHSIEKVGSELRAMMPWIAQNKIVDKAKN from the coding sequence ATGCAAGTTTATTATGATAAAGATGCTGATCTAGATATTATTAAAAATAAAAAAGTAGTCATAGTTGGTTATGGTTCACAAGGTCATGCACATGCAAATAATCTTAAAGATTCGGGTGGAAATGTAACCGTTGCACTCAGAAAAGAATCTGCTTCCTGGTCAAAAGCTGAAGCTGCTGGGCTGAATGTTCAAGAAGTTGCAGAGGCCGTAAAAGATGCTGATATGGTAATGATTTTAATGCCTGACGAATTGCAATCTGCTACTTATAAGAGTGAGATAGAAAATAACATTAAACAAGGAGCTGTTTTAGCTTTTGCGCATGGATTTAACATACATTTTGACATGATAGAGCCGAGGGAAGACCTTGATGTGATAATGGTTGCTCCAAAAGGGCCTGGTCATACTGTTAGGTCTCAATACGAAATAGGTGCAGGAGTTCCTTGCCTTATTGCGATTCACAAAGACATATCTGGGAATGCAAAAGAAATTGGTCTTTCATATGCTTCAGCTATAGGTTCTGGGAGAGCTGGTATTATTGAAACTAACTTTAAGGACGAAACAGAAACTGATTTATTTGGAGAACAAGCAGTTCTTTGTGGAGGGCTTACACAATTAATCCAAAATGGTTACGAAGTCTTAGTCGAAGACGGATATCCACCTGAAATGGCCTATTTCGAATGCTTGCATGAAGTGAAACTTATAGTAGATCTTATATACGAAGGTGGATTAGAGAATATGAGATATAGTATTTCTAATACAGCAGAATTTGGTGATTACGTGAGTGGGCCAAAAGTAGTTAATTCTGATGCCAAAGAGGAAATGAGAGCAGTATTGAAAAGAATTCAATCTGGTGAATTTGCTCAAGAATTTATGAGCGATTGCAGAGAGAGTAATGATGGAAAGGGCGGACCAAGGATGAAGGAGTATCGTCAACAAACTTCAGAACACTCAATAGAAAAAGTAGGCTCTGAACTTAGAGCTATGATGCCTTGGATAGCTCAAAACAAAATTGTAGATAAAGCCAAAAATTAA
- the ilvN gene encoding acetolactate synthase small subunit, whose amino-acid sequence MKRVIALLMENQPGALSRVVGLFSQRGYNIETLVVAPTNDATLSRLTMSTEGDEKVVEQITKQLDKLIDVVMVTNLSESEFVERELMLIKFTKNSFPENVFDETNIVSKNNEIINVQVVGTSLELDNLISEIEANNPLEIVRSGSLGISSDEKTLTIEN is encoded by the coding sequence ATGAAAAGAGTAATTGCTTTATTAATGGAAAACCAACCCGGGGCTCTTTCCAGAGTAGTTGGCCTTTTTTCTCAAAGAGGTTACAACATTGAGACGCTAGTTGTTGCTCCAACTAATGATGCAACTCTTTCTAGATTAACTATGTCTACTGAGGGCGATGAAAAAGTGGTAGAACAAATAACCAAGCAACTGGATAAATTAATTGATGTTGTGATGGTTACTAATCTAAGTGAATCTGAATTTGTGGAAAGAGAGTTGATGTTAATAAAGTTTACAAAAAATTCTTTTCCAGAGAATGTCTTTGATGAAACCAATATAGTATCTAAGAATAATGAAATTATAAATGTACAGGTAGTAGGTACTTCATTGGAATTGGATAACTTGATTTCAGAGATTGAAGCAAATAATCCCCTTGAAATTGTCAGGTCCGGTTCTTTAGGAATATCATCTGATGAAAAAACCTTAACTATAGAAAATTAA
- a CDS encoding acetolactate synthase 3 large subunit, whose amino-acid sequence MDKSNKSGAEALIHSLHLEGVDLMFGYPGGAALHIYDAIFNQNYVDHILVRHEQGAVHAADGYARATGKPGVALVTSGPGATNAITGLATAYMDSTPIVVISGQVKSNLIGTDSFQETDMIGVSRPIVKHSFLVQRAEDIPDIVKKAFHIATTGRKGPVVIDIPKDFTDPEYKFEFNYPSEINMRSYKPPEGADTSRIKEAADLIATAKRPVIYSGGGVNQNNASEELTALAKLLNFPVTNTLMGLGAFPGSDPQFMGMLGMHGTYQANMAMHNADLIIAVGARFDDRITNDPNQFALSAKKIHIDVDPASVSKIIHADVPIVGSAKESLTALIEELKSRDLKTNESDISEWNQQIANWRDAHGLNHSLLEMGAQNGKILPQQVIQSLYKETNGEAFVTSDVGQHQMFAAQYYHFDKPRQWINSGGLGTMGFGLPSAMGVQLAYPDSIVSCVTGEGSIQMCIQELSTCLQYGLPIKIINLNNAALGMVKQWQDMQYGGRHSSSTYENSLPDFVALTESYGHVGIKVSKFDELESAMKECISLKDKLVFLDVDVDPNEHVYPMLEAGNAMDHMRLSKDEKTW is encoded by the coding sequence ATGGACAAAAGTAATAAATCTGGTGCTGAAGCATTAATCCATTCTCTTCATCTTGAGGGGGTAGATCTTATGTTTGGATACCCAGGAGGAGCAGCACTGCATATCTATGATGCAATATTTAATCAAAACTATGTAGACCATATTCTTGTGAGACATGAGCAAGGAGCCGTCCATGCTGCTGATGGATATGCAAGAGCAACTGGAAAGCCAGGTGTTGCATTAGTCACCTCAGGACCAGGAGCCACTAATGCCATTACAGGCTTAGCAACTGCTTACATGGATTCCACGCCCATCGTAGTTATTTCAGGACAAGTTAAATCCAATTTAATTGGAACAGATTCTTTTCAAGAAACTGACATGATTGGCGTATCGCGACCTATCGTAAAGCATAGTTTCCTTGTTCAAAGAGCAGAAGATATACCTGATATCGTAAAAAAAGCCTTTCATATCGCCACAACAGGCAGAAAAGGTCCGGTTGTTATTGATATCCCTAAAGATTTTACCGATCCGGAATATAAATTTGAATTCAATTATCCATCAGAAATAAACATGCGTTCGTATAAGCCTCCAGAAGGTGCAGATACTTCGAGGATAAAAGAAGCGGCTGATTTAATCGCAACAGCTAAAAGACCTGTCATTTATTCCGGAGGCGGTGTAAATCAAAATAATGCTTCTGAAGAATTAACCGCTCTGGCAAAACTTTTAAATTTTCCAGTTACCAATACTTTGATGGGATTAGGTGCCTTCCCAGGTTCAGATCCACAATTTATGGGCATGTTGGGTATGCATGGAACTTATCAGGCAAATATGGCTATGCATAATGCAGATTTAATCATTGCAGTAGGTGCTAGGTTTGATGATCGAATTACAAATGATCCTAATCAATTTGCTCTCAGTGCTAAGAAAATTCATATCGATGTAGATCCTGCGTCAGTCTCAAAAATTATTCATGCTGATGTACCAATTGTTGGTTCTGCAAAAGAATCATTAACTGCACTTATTGAAGAACTTAAATCTAGAGATCTAAAGACTAATGAATCTGATATTTCTGAGTGGAATCAACAGATTGCAAACTGGCGAGATGCACACGGCTTGAATCATTCTTTATTAGAGATGGGAGCACAGAATGGCAAGATACTTCCTCAGCAAGTCATACAATCTCTTTATAAAGAAACAAATGGAGAGGCTTTCGTCACATCAGATGTGGGTCAACATCAGATGTTTGCTGCTCAGTATTATCATTTTGATAAGCCAAGACAATGGATAAATTCTGGAGGTCTTGGCACCATGGGCTTTGGACTTCCCTCGGCAATGGGAGTTCAGCTGGCATACCCCGACTCTATAGTCTCATGTGTTACTGGTGAAGGAAGTATACAGATGTGTATCCAAGAACTTTCAACATGTCTTCAATATGGGTTGCCTATAAAAATCATTAATCTTAATAACGCCGCATTGGGAATGGTAAAACAATGGCAAGACATGCAATACGGAGGTAGGCATTCATCTAGTACATATGAAAATTCACTACCAGATTTTGTGGCACTTACAGAGTCATATGGACATGTAGGTATTAAAGTTTCAAAATTCGATGAGCTAGAATCAGCCATGAAAGAGTGCATATCCCTTAAAGATAAACTGGTATTTTTAGATGTGGATGTTGATCCGAATGAACATGTTTATCCTATGCTTGAGGCTGGCAATGCGATGGATCACATGCGTCTTAGTAAAGACGAAAAGACTTGGTAA
- a CDS encoding kinase, with the protein MTNFPNASDQAVKGLLDRSKDNLFNLAEQMKIENLSEEFLAEIVTPISLYLDQTFPKRNQPYFICFTGGQGSGKTTLSFFIQEVLNETVKRPAMGFSIDDIYKSQEERRSLAKEIHPLCYVRGVPGTHDIKMGLDLIHELSNASPETETKIPAFCKPEDRHYPSEEWPIYKGKPDFIFFDAWCGGAKPLPEENWLPPLNQLEKEEDPEGIWSKWSNQELSKDYQTMFSLFDLLLMIKVPNMDFVYESRWIQEQTLAKTVKDKDLKGKIMTKEEVYRFVMHYERLTHYILEELPRLSDIVLARDGNFKFSISKTP; encoded by the coding sequence ATGACTAACTTCCCAAATGCTAGCGATCAAGCAGTTAAAGGCTTATTGGATCGATCCAAAGATAATTTATTTAATTTGGCTGAACAAATGAAAATAGAGAATTTGAGTGAAGAATTTTTAGCTGAAATAGTCACTCCAATCTCTTTATACCTAGATCAGACATTTCCCAAAAGAAACCAACCATATTTTATTTGTTTTACGGGGGGACAAGGTTCTGGAAAGACAACACTTTCTTTTTTTATACAAGAAGTACTAAATGAAACAGTAAAACGACCTGCTATGGGATTTTCTATTGACGATATTTATAAGTCCCAAGAAGAAAGAAGATCTCTCGCAAAGGAAATCCATCCACTTTGTTATGTAAGAGGAGTGCCAGGAACCCATGATATTAAAATGGGTTTGGATCTAATTCATGAATTATCCAATGCAAGTCCTGAGACAGAGACGAAGATTCCTGCCTTTTGTAAACCTGAAGATCGACATTATCCTTCAGAAGAATGGCCTATATACAAAGGAAAACCTGATTTTATTTTTTTTGATGCATGGTGTGGTGGGGCTAAGCCATTGCCTGAAGAGAATTGGCTGCCACCTTTAAATCAGCTCGAAAAGGAGGAAGATCCAGAAGGAATTTGGTCTAAATGGAGTAACCAGGAGCTATCTAAGGACTATCAGACTATGTTTTCTTTGTTTGATTTATTGCTAATGATAAAAGTACCTAATATGGATTTTGTTTATGAAAGTAGGTGGATACAAGAGCAGACTTTAGCAAAGACTGTTAAAGATAAAGATCTAAAAGGTAAGATAATGACAAAAGAAGAGGTGTATCGTTTTGTCATGCATTATGAGCGTTTAACGCACTATATTTTAGAAGAACTACCCAGATTATCTGACATTGTCTTAGCAAGAGATGGCAATTTTAAATTCTCTATTTCAAAAACCCCCTAG
- a CDS encoding NAD(P)-dependent oxidoreductase, giving the protein MKTRGFIGLGVMGFPMAGYISMKYPTLVFNRSVAKAENWIKTYKGEIGNSPAELGNVCEEIYMCIGNDDDVREVISGENGILSSISPGGIIVDHTTTSSILSSEMSEMCLKKGVHYIDAPVSGGQAGAENGSLTIMAGGDKDAFEKANITMNCYAKFTKLMGSSGAGQLTKMVNQICIAGLVQGLAEGIYFSEKAGLVTEEVIEVISKGAAQSWQMDNRWESMSQDHYDHGFAVDHMRKDLKIAMQEAENQGVSLEITKLIDEFYKDIQKMGGSRWDTSSLLKRLQNND; this is encoded by the coding sequence ATGAAAACTAGAGGTTTTATAGGATTAGGAGTAATGGGATTTCCAATGGCTGGATATATATCAATGAAATATCCAACTCTAGTTTTCAATCGCTCTGTTGCTAAGGCAGAAAATTGGATTAAAACCTATAAAGGTGAGATTGGTAATAGTCCAGCAGAACTCGGTAATGTCTGTGAAGAGATTTATATGTGTATTGGAAACGACGATGATGTGAGAGAAGTTATATCCGGAGAAAATGGTATTTTAAGTTCAATATCACCGGGGGGTATAATCGTTGATCACACCACAACATCTTCTATTCTTTCAAGTGAGATGAGCGAGATGTGCTTAAAAAAGGGAGTTCATTACATAGATGCTCCTGTTTCGGGTGGGCAAGCTGGCGCCGAGAATGGTTCCCTGACGATTATGGCAGGTGGAGATAAAGATGCATTCGAAAAGGCAAACATCACTATGAACTGTTATGCAAAATTTACAAAATTAATGGGGTCGTCCGGAGCGGGTCAGCTGACCAAAATGGTGAATCAAATATGTATAGCTGGATTAGTTCAAGGACTTGCTGAAGGTATCTATTTTTCAGAAAAAGCTGGTTTAGTAACAGAAGAAGTAATAGAAGTTATATCAAAAGGAGCAGCACAATCATGGCAAATGGATAACCGCTGGGAATCTATGTCTCAAGATCATTACGATCACGGTTTCGCTGTTGACCACATGCGTAAAGATCTAAAAATAGCAATGCAAGAAGCAGAAAATCAAGGTGTTAGCCTTGAAATTACGAAACTCATAGATGAATTTTACAAAGACATCCAAAAAATGGGTGGCAGCAGGTGGGATACTTCCAGCTTATTGAAAAGATTACAAAATAATGACTAA